One Mobula hypostoma chromosome 5, sMobHyp1.1, whole genome shotgun sequence DNA segment encodes these proteins:
- the spry2 gene encoding protein sprouty homolog 2, with product MDTRTQNGSGSPALLQLLRDSGRQHMEPDPRGVQPQQVQVLSLDQIRIIRATNEYTEGPTVAPRPGSKSVYRPSSQHKNDRMSGLTSDQDRQRLNTRSQHHHAHSSLRAPLIRSTSTVSTGSRSSTRTSTSSTSSDQRLLGPASSLPPGHVSDRIIRVQPKPEFKSDELKPLGREEFGKHIYRCEDCGKCKCEECTCPRTLPSCWFCDKRCLCSAQNTVEYGTCVCFVKCVFYHCSNYDEEDNCADNPCSCSQSHCCVRWSAMGLMSLLMPCLWCYLPAKGFLKLCQGCYDRVNRPGCRCRNSNTVCCKVPSLPPRNLEKPS from the coding sequence ATGGATACGCGAACTCAAAATGGCAGTGGTTCCCCAGCCCTGCTACAGTTGCTGCGTGACAGTGGAAGGCAACACATGGAACCTGATCCCAGGGGTGTACAGCCGCAGCAGGTTCAGGTGTTGTCGCTTGATCAGATCCGAATCATAAGAGCCACTAATGAGTATACAGAGGGACCAACTGTTGCCCCAAGGCCTGGGAGCAAGTCTGTATACCGACCATCTTCACAACATAAAAATGATAGGATGTCTGGATTAACAAGCGACCAAGACCGTCAGCGACTTAACACCCGCAGTCAACACCATCATGCGCATTCTTCGTTAAGGGCGCCTTTAATTCGTTCAACTAGCACTGTGAGTACAGGTTCCCGGAGTAGCACAAGGACAAGTACAAGTAGTACATCTTCTGACCAGAGGCTTCTGGGACCTGCTTCCTCGTTGCCACCTGGCCACGTCTCTGATCGGATAATCAGGGTGCAACCCAAACCGGAATTTAAATCTGATGAACTGAAACCCCTGGGGAGAGAAGAATTTGGCAAGCACATCTATCGGTGTGAAGATTGTGGGAAATGTAAGTGTGAGGAGTGCACTTGTCCACGGACTCTGCCTTCCTGTTGGTTCTGCGACAAGCGGTGCCTCTGCTCGGCACAGAACACCGTGGAGTATGGGACCTGCGTCTGCTTTGTGAAGTGTGTCTTTTACCACTGCTCAAACTATGACGAAGAGGACAACTGTGCAGATAATCCGTGCTCCTGCAGTCAGTCGCACTGCTGCGTCCGGTGGTCAGCCATGGGCCTTATGTCCCTCCTTATGCCCTGCCTGTGGTGTTACCTGCCTGCCAAGGGCTTCCTTAAGCTGTGCCAGGGGTGCTACGATAGGGTTAACCGCCCTGGGTGCCGTTGCAGAAATTCAAACACTGTTTGTTGCAAGGTTCCCAGCTTACCTCCTCGGAACCTTGAGAAGCCCTCCTAG